Genomic window (Tripterygium wilfordii isolate XIE 37 chromosome 11, ASM1340144v1, whole genome shotgun sequence):
TAGATAATTGAATCGGAATGACCTTATAATCTCAATCATATCATCACTCAGTTTGGTTAAATGGAACCTTTTGTCTGGTACTATATGAACCTTGTCAAACTCAATTGCGCGTATTAGGTCTCTGGCAGGATCTGATCTGAAATCCTGTTAGCTAGGTAAGGTAGTGACCCAACATGCATTGTGTCTTCTATACGTACACGGCATCATTCTAACAAATTAATTGGGTGCCAAACTTCCCTTTCAATTGAATGTCGACCTTATTTTGCAATGGTAGTATGTTAGTGGACCAGATTATTCTTAGATTGTCAGCATTGCCAAGGAAATTGGATATGTAAACAAAAGCACGTCTAGCGTGACACAGCCAAAATACCAGCGGTCTATGTTTTGTGTTCGTTTGTTTCCAATACTAGACCTAGCTTTGTCTCTTGCGTTTCATCATGTCTACCCGaagttgactattcaacgatagCATAGTTAGTTATCTTTACGGACTTAGGGTGTACAGACGCCTGAGGTCGAAAGTTCGAACCTATAAGCAGGATATATTCACCGAAAAACTAGAAGCTTTGGTTAAGTAGTGAAGTGAGTTTACCAGTCGTGGAAGCACACGTGCATCGTGAAAGTACAAAAACTGGCTGAGGACGTGAGAGACTGGGACTGGGAGGTTGCGCCAGATCATGTTTGCCACGTGGGGTGGTTCATCGGTTTTTGCTGTTTCATGTATCAAAACGTGCACAACCCAGATGATCCCTACTCACGTGACTTGATACTCTTGAATCATACGCCATGTTACTATTTTAACCCCCCgtctctggtttttttttttcctcctttgttTGTGAAAGCCGTTAAGAacacttgcaatggtgcaagtGATGTTACTTGACATGGAAGCTTAATTTCTATTAGTAAAATTCTCGGACAAGAGCCCTGCATTACTAGTCATTACAGTTTTAATCACAAGCGTTCATTTTGTTTACCAAAAATCATGCGGATCTCATATTGATAAATAGACTGAACGTATGTGATTAaaattgtaataaaattacagtgaCTTTTTATTAGAGGGCCCTTAACCTGTAAAATTCATGGGCTTGTGCATGTTTGGGAAGGAATATTTGTCCAATATTCGGAACAAAATAATACATGCCAAATGCAATGTAAAGGAAATTGGGTATGTGTGGGAAGGAATATTTGTCCAATACTAGCAACAAAACAGTACATGCAAATTCAAAGGAAATTATAGTATTGACTTCTCCCAAAGAGAACCTAAAATTTAGTAGTGCTCACGAAAAGATAGGACCCATCTCTTTTAAGTGGGTGTAGAGTAATGGAGTAATGGACCAAACCCATATAAATACAACAATTTTCATCACAAAACTTGTACCAAAAACTCCTCCCAACTCTCGCAAAAACTTCCAATCACTGTCCATCAATGGCGTTTAATTCCAGGCTttgtcttctcctcctcctcctcttacCAGGTACATAATTATCCTTCAACACCCACAATTAATTACTCCATTTCACGTGAGAATATCACATTCACAAAATTACTAGTTCATATGAACTTTGTTATCTGATTTTTACTTTATCAGAACGAAAGAATAATTCAATTTCTGTTACTGAATCATGTATTGGACAAATTGCAGGTACTGTGATCAATGCGAGCGTGTTCACTCTCCAGAACCAATGCAGTTACACGATCTGGCCCGGAACACTCTCCGGCAACGGTCTCAACGCTCTCGGGGACGGCGGTTTTGTACTACCACCCGGTTCACAGCTCCAATTCCCTGCCCCACCAGGATGGTCAGGTCGGTTCTGGGGCCGAACAGGTTGCAACTTCGATGCCTCTGGTACTGGCAAGTGCATCACCGGAGACTGCGACGGATTTCTAAAGTGCAACGGCGGCGGTACTCCACCAGTCAGTCTCGCTGAATTCACTCTTGCGACGAGCCAAAACGAGAAGGATTTTTACGACGTTAGCCTCGTCGACGGCTACAATGTGGGGGTCGGGGTTAAGGCACTGGGCGGGTTCGGTGATTGCCAATACGCGGGTTGTGTGGCGGATCTAAATGGGAACTGCCCAGAAGAGTTGAAGGTTATGGATTCGGGTACGGTAGTTGCGTGCAAGAGCGCGTGTGCGGCGTTTAACACACCGGAGTTTTGTTGCACAGGCGATCACGCAAGTCCTCAGACTTGCTTGCCGACTCAATACTCGGTGATGTTCAAGAATGCATGTCCAACAGCATATAGTTATGCTTACGATGATGCTACGAGTACTTGCACTTGTTCCGGGTCGGATTACTTGATCACGTTTTGCCCAACTGGATCAGGGTAGATAGTTTCTGCTCTAGTGTTAGCTTCAGAATTATGTTACTTAATTTTTCAGTGATTCTATTCGatcaaatttaataatttaccGATACTTTTATTTCCGTGCACAAGGGCTCACATGGTCGGGAATAAACAAGGTGTACATAGACCGTACTCCACATTATATGTGAAAtgattgtttccaggaattgaacctccACATTATATGTGAAAtgattgtttccaggaattgaacatgttaCCTGTAGTTTACATCGTAAACTCTGAACGCTATAGGTTGCAAATTATCCACAAACACAGTCGAAGATTTTCACACAACGAAGCCAAATCATGCAGACACCTTCAGGTTTTAAGGAGAGTgagatgaagaaagaagaagaaataactgGTGAGAAATCTATAGTGTCATTTTGGAGAACATACTTTGTTTGTTGTCCCAAACTCTGAAAGCATAAATCTAATGCTAAGATTATACACGAATCCCGAATTTGATTAGGTTTCTGCAACAAAAAAGTATCAGAGTAACTTGGCATTCTAAACAGCAGCTATCCCTGCTTAATGCATAGAATAATTTTCAGACTGTTAAGAagcattggcattcatccatgCATCCTACCATTCCTATAGTAGCAAGTCTTTCAAATATCTAACATCGATCAGGAAGAAGAGATTAACAATTAAGAAGAATACATTTACATAAGGATTTTTCTTAAGATGCATACGGTCGAACCTCGCTCTAATCACTCATATCaacaattttttctttgattttcttcttttttttcaagtaCACTTCAAATTTCTCTACAAGCGGGCTTTCTTCGAAAGCCAATTCCACCCAGCATTCTCGGGCTGAACACGCGCAAACCCTACATCTAGGGCACATACTTTACGTGCCACATCTTAATTTTCTACAATCAAGGCCTACAGAAATTACACGACAAAATTAAGGGGGcagaaaaaagttaaaaagaaaaactagagctGCCTATATTGTACAGATGTTCCTATGGTGGAATCATTGCCTGAGAATAAACTACGCCAGCGATTAAACCATGATAATTTTATCTCACCGGAGCCTGTGCATTGACCTTCGCCTTCCTCCTCACTGCTGAAAAGGGTTTGGTCTGAGCAGTCGAGCGAGGCTCCACAAGCTAAATTATACGATTGACATGCTGAATGGCATACTCGAAGCCTGTCATCGCCATCATTGTCACACTTCTGTATAGAGATCTGGTCATTGGGGCCAAAGCTATTAGttaatcaaaataattgaaaacCAATATCACATACAAAAAATTTCACCATGTTCACTGCCAAGAATAAGCAAATACATTTAGAATAACCTATCGCTAGGacatttagtttgactaatgttaAAGTTGAACGGAGAATAAACTATCATTGTGACACGCTGATCTATGCATGGGATGGGAAAACTTAATACTGGAGTTGGCTGGAGAAAAGACTCCATGCTTAACTAGAGGAACTTTAAATATGCCAACCAGATTAAGCAAGTGATTCTACCACAGTCACTCTCATGGAATCAGTAGCTCTTGCTCTGTTATTCTAAGTTGTTCAGTTAAATCCCATGTCTTAGCGTGAAATAAAAACGAAAAGTACAAatttaaagaaagaaataacCTTCTAATGAGTAGCATCCAAACAAGAGGAAGGAGTAAaggtaaacaaacaaaaacgaAAAGTAAAGCTTTAGGAGACGAATGAGATTTACTTACCCAACAAGCCAGTCTTTTA
Coding sequences:
- the LOC120009102 gene encoding pathogenesis-related thaumatin-like protein 3.5; amino-acid sequence: MAFNSRLCLLLLLLLPGTVINASVFTLQNQCSYTIWPGTLSGNGLNALGDGGFVLPPGSQLQFPAPPGWSGRFWGRTGCNFDASGTGKCITGDCDGFLKCNGGGTPPVSLAEFTLATSQNEKDFYDVSLVDGYNVGVGVKALGGFGDCQYAGCVADLNGNCPEELKVMDSGTVVACKSACAAFNTPEFCCTGDHASPQTCLPTQYSVMFKNACPTAYSYAYDDATSTCTCSGSDYLITFCPTGSG